GAGCCGCTTCAGAACGTGAAGCTGCGCGCGTCCTACAGCCACACGATCACCCGCGCGGATTATGCCAGCCTGCAAGGCGGCCGTACCATCGACTCGAACCCGCGCATCGGTGGTGGCACCGGAAGCCAGGGCAATCCCGGCCTGATCCCGTACAAGTCGAAGAATATCGATTTCTCGGCGGAATGGTATTACGGGCGGGAGAGCTACGTCTCCGTCGGGTTCTTCAACAAGAAGGTGAAGAACTTCATCGGCCAGACGCAGATCGACACGCCTGCTTTCGGCCTGCTCAACCCTGCCGACGGCCCCCGCTACCGCGCTGCCACCGCGGCCCTGGGCACCACCGACGCAGTCCAGATCCGCGACTATATCCTACGCAACTATCCGGACTCCTCGGATGTGACCGGCTCGACCGTGATCAACGGGGTCACCTATCTCACCGGCGACATCTTCGGCATCGCCGGGGACGATCCGTTCAACTTCCAGATCAGCCAACCCTTCAACAGCGATCAGACTGCGAAGATTCACGGCTGGGAGTTCGCGGTTCAGCACCAGTTCTGGGATACCGGGTTCGGCGCGATCCTGAACTACACCATCGTCAAGGGCGATGCGAACTATGACAACGAAGTGCATCCGGACATCGGCCAGTTCGCGATCACCGGCCTGAGCGACAGTGCCAACGCCGTCCTGTTCTATGACAAGGGAGGTCTGCAGGCGCGTGTCGCGTACAATTGGCGCGATGAATTCTACGCCGGCGGGACGTTCGACCCGACCTATGTCGAGGCCTATGGCCAGGTCGACGCAAGCGCCAGCTACGAGTTCATCCCGGGGCTGACCGCCTTCGTCGAAGCGATCAACCTGACGGGCGAGCGGCGCCGCGGTCACCGCCGTTCGGACAATTTCGTCACCTTCTCGCAGCCCGGCTACGCCCGCTACTCGGCGGGACTGCGCTTCACCTTCTGATCGTCCATGCACGGGAGGCGTTCCTGATCGAACGCCTTCCGTCCCCAGGGTGGCTTTTCCTGCCTGGCGCGGGCAGATTGCCGGCACAAGGAAACTTCGGACGCCTTCGGTGCACAAGCGAGACACACAAGACCAGCCTTTGCCGAACGAAGCGGCCGTCACGCGCGTCGTGGTCGTGGGCGGCGGGACGGCAGGCTGGCTCGCGGCATGCCTGGTCGCGGCGCGGGCGGAACGGGCCCCAGCCGGTCGGCTCCAGGTCACCCTGATCGAATCCCCCGATGTGCCGACGATCGGGGTCGGCGAAGGCACCTGGCCGACGATGCGTCGAACGCTTCAGCGCATCGGCATCGCCGAGGCCGAATTCCTGCTGTGCTGCGACGCGGCGTTCAAGCAGGGCTCTCGCTTCGACGGCTGGGTCTCGGGCGAACCCGACGACCAGTATTTTCATCCCTTCACGCCGCCGGTCGAGGCCGATCCCGATGCTGTGGTACAGGCTTGGCAGGCGCTGGACGCGCGCAGCTTCGCCGAGACAGTGAGCCCGCAGGCGCGCGCTTGCGGTCTCAATCTTGCACCCCGGCAACGGACCATGGCCGACTTCGCCGGTGCCCTGAATTACGCTTATCACCTCGACGCCGGGAAGCTCGTCGACCTGCTCAGAAGCCACGCGACGCAGCGCCTGGGCGTTCGCCATCTGCGCGACCATGTCGTCTCCGTCGATGCCGCTTCGAACGGCGACATTGCGGGGGTTCGCACGCGATCGACGGGCATTGTGGAAGGCGACCTCTTCCTTGATTGCAGCGGACATTCGGCCCTGCTGCTGGGCGAACATTATGGTGTTCCGTTCGTCGATCGCAGCGACGTGCTGTTCAACGATCGCGCGCTTGCCGTGCAGGTGCCGGTCGCGCCGGAGAGCCCGATCGCATCCCAGACATGCGCGACGGCCCATGCCGCCGGATGGATCTGGGACATCGGCCTGCCCACCCGCCGCGGCGTCGGATGCGTCTATGCGTCGGCGCATGCCAGCGACGATGCGGCGGCAGCAGCCCTCGAAGCCTATCTGCGCAAGACTGCGCCCGATGTCTCGGTCGATCCCGGAGCGTTCCGCCGGCTGAGCTTCCGCTCCGGCCACCGCCAGCGCTTCTGGGAACGGAATTGTCTTGCGATCGGCCTCTCCGCCGGATTTCTCGAGCCGCTCGAGGCTTCGGCGATCGTGCTCATCGAACTCTCGCTCGACGCCTTGCTCGACAACTTCCCGGTGACGCGGGACGTCATGGATATCCACGCGCGCCGGTTCAACGCCCTGTTCCTGTACCGCTGGGATCGCATCGTCGAGTTCCTGAAGCTCCACTATGTGCTGAGCCGGCGTTCGGAGCCTTATTGGCGTGCCCACCGGGATCCGGCCTCGATCCCAGCCCGCCTGTCGGAGCTGTTGCAGATCTGGCGGCACCAGGCGCCGTCGCGTGCCGATCTGCCGATGGCCGACGAGATCTTTCCGGCGGCCAGCTACCAATATGTGCTCTACGGCATGGGATTTCCGGCACCCGCGCATGCACCGGTGAAGGCGGACGCGGCCGGCACCGTGGAGCCGCTGCTGCGCCAGGCGGAACAGCGTGGCCGGGCGCTCTTCGCCAGCCTGCCGACCAATCGTGCCTATCTCGATGCCTTGCGCGCTCAGGCGACTTCCTCCCCTCCTTTGGTGACGACCTGCTGAATGTCCGAACACGCTATCCTCGACACCGCGGCGCACCGCGATCTTAGAATCCGCACCGATCGGAGCCCGGAACTGGGGGATGCCATGATGTGCTGCATCACCGTTCCGGCCGAGTTCCGGCAGGTTCAGAACGAATATGCGATCCTGTTCCGGCTAAACCTGGAGCGGGATGCTTTCACCGCTCTGGCCATGTTCGGCTTCGAGGCGGGCGAAAACCTCTATCTCGAAAATGGACGCTGGGACGCGCGCTACATTCCTCTCGCAGCCGACATCCAGCCGTTCCTGATCGGTGGGGCGATCGACGGGACCGGTCCCCGACAGGTGCATATCGATATGGCAAGCCCGCGCATCGCCGGCGAGGAAGGCATGCGCCTGTTCGACGAATTCGGGCAGCCCACCCCCTATCTTGACGGCATCACCGAGAAATTGGGGGCGCTGGATGAAGGCTATCAGGGATCCGCCGCGTTCCTCGATGCGCTGAAGCGCCACGACCTGCTCGAGCCGATGTCTCTGGAGGTCACTCTCGACAACGGAAGCACGAACCGGCTGGTTGGTTTCCACGTCATCGACGAGGACCGCCTGCGGGCGCTCGATGCGCAGTCCCTGTCCAGGCTTCACGCCGACGGCCATCTGATGCCGATCTTCATGGCAGTCGCGTCGCTTGCCAATCTGGGTGCGCTGGTCGCACGCAAGAACCGGCGCCTGGCCTATGGCTGACGGCGAAGGCGTTCCGTTGGCGATGCTGCCCCCCATCCCGGAGATCACGGTCACCGATGCGGGGGAGCTCGACGCCGCCCTCCGCAGCGCCAGGGCGCCGTTCGTAGTGCGCGGCCTAGTGTCCGACTGGCCGCTCGTCCAGGCTGGCCGCAATTCCGCAAAGGAGGCGCGCAACTATCTGGTGGAGCGGCATCGAGACCTGCCGTTCGTCGTCTCGATCGGCGCTCCCGACGCTGGCGGGCGGATGTTCTACGACGATGCCATGGCGATGAACTTTCGCAGCGTCAGTGCACGGCTGCCGGATGTGTTCGACCGCATCGACCGGGGCGAGCGCAGCAGCGACACGCCGTCACTCTACCTTGCCTCGATCGACATCGGCCAGTTCTTCGATGGGCTGCACGAAGCGAACCACGTCGATCTCGGCGACCGCTCCTGTCTCGCCTCCATCTGGATGGGCACGCCGACGCGGATTGCCGCGCACAACGACTTCCCGGACAATCTCGCCTGTGTCGCCGTCGGACGCCGGCGCTTCACGCTGTTCCCGCCGGATCAGTTCCGCAACCTCTATCTTGGCCCGGTCGACAATACGCCCGCCGGACGCGCCGTCAGCATGGTCGATTTCCATGCCCCCGATTACACGGCGCATCCGCGCTTTCGACAGGCCCTCGAACAGGCGCAAGTGGCCGAGCTCGAAGCCGGCGACGCGCTCTACATTCCCTCGATGTGGTGGCACCATGTCGAAGGGCTCGATCCGTTCAACGTGCTGGTCAATTATTGGTGGCGGGACACGCCCCGCTGGCTGGGCCAGCCGCAGGAGGCGCTCAATCACGCGATGATGGCGATCCGCGAGCTTCCAGCCCACGAAAAGAAGCATTGGCGCGACCTGTTCGACCACTACGTCTTCGACAATGACGAGGCGGTCGTCGCGCACATCCCGCCGGCGGCGCGCTCGGTTCTCGCGCCTCTCACGCCCGAAAGCGCCGGCCGTATCCGCGCCTTCCTGTTGCGAGCCCTCAACCGATGACCATTGCCAGCTCCGCCGAACCCCGACTTCGCCGGATCGTCGTCGCCGGCGGCGGCACCGCCGGCTGGATGGCCGCTGCCGCGATCGCGCGAACCATGGGCCGCGCCGTCGAGCTCACCCTCGTCGAATCCGATGCGATCGGCACGATCGGGGTCGGCGAGTCGACCATCCCGCCGCTCGTCAATTACAACCGGTTGCTCGGCATCAACGAAGCCGAGTTCATGCGGGCCACCCAGGCGACCTTCAAGCTCGGCATCGCCTTCGAAGGCTGGAAGGAAGTCGGGCACAGCTACTTTCACTCCTTCGGGATCACCGGAAAGGATCATTGGTCGGCCGGCTTCCAGCATTTCTGGCTGGCTGGACGCGAACGGGGTCACGACGCGCCCTATGACGAATATTGCCTGGAGCTGAAGGCCGCGATGCAGGGCAAGTTCGCGCACCTGCCCGACAATGCGATGAACTATGCCTACCAACTCGATTCCACGCTCTACGCCAGGTTCCTGCGCGCCATGGCCGAAGCCGACGGCGCGAAGCGGATCGAAGGCAAGATCGCGCGGGTGGAGCTCAATGGCGAGAGCGGCCACGTCGCCGCACTCGTGCTGGAGAATGGCAGCCGGATCGAAGGCGACCTGTTCCTCGATTGCACCGGCTTCAGGGCCCTGCTGATCGAAGACGCTCTGCATGCCGGCCACGACGACTGGACCCATTATCTGCCGTGCGACTCCGCCATCGCGATCCAGACGGAAAGCGTTGGGCCGGCCTTTCCCTACACCAAGGCGATCGCCCACGATGCCGGCTGGCGGTGGCGCATTCCGCTGCAGCATCGGACCGGTAACGGCCTCGTTTATTGCAGCCGCTACCTCGATCGCGATGCAGCGCTGGAGCGGCTGCTCGGGACCGTCGAAGGCCAGACGCTGACCAAACCCAATTTCCTCAAATTCGGCGCCGGTGCACGGCGCCGGCAATGGCATCGCAACGTCGTCGCGATCGGGCTGTCGGGCGGGTTCATGGAGCCGCTGGAATCGACCAGCATCCACCTTATTCAACGCGCGGTGCTGCGGCTGATCCGGATGATGCCGCTGCGCGAGATCAGCGATCGCGATATTGCCGAGTTCAACGAGCAGCAGCATGCCGACATGCTGCAGATCCGGGATTTCCTGATTTTGCACTACAAGGCGACGGAGCGCCGCGACAGCGCCTTCTGGCGCTATTGCGGCGACATGGAGATACCGGACACACTGGTGCAGAAGATCGAGCTGTTCCGCGAGACCGGCCGCGTGTTCCGCAAGAACGAGGAATTGTTCGCCGAGAACAGCTGGGTGCAGGTGATGATGGGCCAAGGCATCATGCCCCATGCCTACCATCCGATAGCCGAGAAACTGAACGACGACGAGCTTGCGCGGCTGCTCGAGACGCTCCGCGAGCAGGTCTCGAAAACGGTCGCCGGCCTGCCCGCGCATGCCGCCTATGTCGAACGTTACTGCGGCGCGGCGCGCGCGGCCGCGGCCTGATCTTCACTCCGGCGTCGCGGGGGCGGCAACGGCTTACTTCCCATGGGGGCGATTTGAACGACATGACGCAGGAAGAATCGGGGCCGCGCCGTCCCCGTGCCGTCACCATCAAGCACGTCGCCGCAGAGGCCGGCGTTTCGCTGCAGACGGTGTCGCGCGTCATCAACGGCGGCCCCAACGTCCGCGACGCGATCAAGGAGCGAGTTCGGGCTGCGATCGACAAATTGGGATATGTGCCGAGCCTCGCCGCGCGCCGCATGGGGGGCACCCGCTCCTACGTCCTGCTCGCGCTCAACGATCGCGACCGCACGATCGAGGGCTGGCGCTCCGGCGACGGCACCGATTGGGTCGATCAGATGATGCTCGGCGGCATGCTCGAATGCGCCAGGCACGGCTATCGCATGATCGTCGAACTGGTCGATACGCACAGCGCCCATGTCGAGCGCGAGCTCGGTGCCGCGCTTGCCGCGCTCCACCCGGACGGCGTGATCCTGACGCCGCCGCACGGCGACAATCCGATCATCACCGGAATGCTCGCCGGTCGGCACATCCCGTTCGCGCGGATCGGCTCGACCGGCCTCGGCGCGGGCTTCGCAATTTCGATGGACGACGCCCGCGCGGCCGGCGCGGCGACCGAGCATCTCGTCTCGCTCGGCCATGTCCGCATCGGCTTCATCACCGGCAGCGACGAATATGCGCTGAGCGGCGCCCGCCTGCTCGGCTATCGCGGCGCGATGCAGGCCGCAGGGCTCGCCGAGGATCCGGCGCTGGTCGCGCGCGGCGACTTCACGTTCAGCTCGGGTGCCGAGGCGACCCGCAGCCTGCTCGCACTCGCCGATCCGCCGACCGCGATCATCGCCAGCAGCGACCAGATGTCGCTCGCCGCGCTCGAAGTCGCGCGCGCGCTCGGCCTGGATGTGCCGGGTGACGTTTCGATCGTGAGCTTCGACGATACTCCGATCGTCAAGTTCAGCGTGCCGCCGCTGACCGCCATCCGCCAGCCCATCGCCCCGATGGCGGCCCGCGCCGCCGCCCTGCTGATCCAGACCGCCAATGGCGAGCCCGCGTCGGAGGAGGCGAACGTGCTCCCGTTCGAGCTGATCGTCCGCGGCTCGACGGCACCGCCCCGCACCTGACGCGCCCGGTACCAGGCGGCCGCTTTGCGGTTGCCAGACCCGCGCGATCACCGGCAGAGCGGCGCCATGACCGCCAGCGAACTCCAGGATCTCCTGATCACCACTCTCGTCAGAAAGGCGGGCGGGAGCCGCCGGCAATGGCGCATCGCGATCGGACCGGTGCGCATTCTCGATGCCGCCACCCACCCCCATTGCAACTGGTCGGTCGCACCGTCGGGAAGCAGCGCCGAGATCTCCGCCGTCGAGCGGCTGCTCGACGACGTGCGGCTCACCCACCCGATCGTCACTGGCCGCTGACCTGCGCCGCGGCGCGCCGCCATGCCGGCGTGGTGGCTCAGCGATGAGGGCGCGCGGCCACTCCGATCCCGACCAAAGCGAGGATTGCGCCGGCCAGCGTTGGCAAGGCAAATTCGGCCTCTCCGATCGCGATCTCCAGGAGCGCGGTAAGCGGCGCCATCAGGTACAACAAGAGCGCCGCGCGGGTGGCACCGAGCCGGTCGAGCGCCACCATCCAGAAGGCATAGCCACAGACACTCGAACCCAGCGCCAGGTAGAGTATTGCGGTGCGCGCCGTGCGATCGGCAGCCATGGCTGTGATACCGGCCGGAGCCCACGGCAGCAGCCAAAGCCCGCCGGCGGCCATGACCGCGGCCGCGCTCGTCATCGGCCCAAGGCGCGCAATCAGCGGCCGCTGCAGGACGAAGAAGAAACCCGAGCAGGCGGCGGCAGCGAGGATCAGCAGGATGCCGGCGGTGGATCCGCCCCCCTCGCCCGCCGCGCCCATGATTGCTATGCCGGACGCGGCTACGACGCCGCCGAGGAGCAAGCGTCTGTGCAGACGCGCGCCCTCCAGCCACCAGGCACCGAGCGCTGCAAAGACAGCTTGGGTCGAGATCACGAAGCTCGCGAGCCCAGCGCCGACCCCCTGCTCGCCGGCACCGAGCAGACCATTGTAAATGGCGATGCCGAGCAGCCCGCACACGGCGATCCGCGGCACGTCCCTCCATTTCGGGCGCTCACGCGCGCCGAACAGGATCCAGCCGACCGAAACCAGGCCGGCGAACAGAAATCGCGCCGCGGCGAGGGCGGCCGGTTCGGTGTGCCGCACGCCCGCGCGGATCGCCAGGAACGCGCCCGCCCACAGCAGCAGGGTCATGACGCCGGCGCCATAGGCACCAAGTGTCGGCGCGCGCGGGGTCACAGATCGACGATCAGGCGTGCGAACAGCTGACGCGGCGCGGCCGGACGGAACGCATTGCTGCCCACCACATCCCAACCATAGCCGTTGGTCGCGTTCAGCAGATGCAGCCGCAGCGTTGCCGGCATCGCGCCAAGCGCGAAACGATAGCGCAGCCCCAGATCGACAGTGGTGACCGGAGCCAAGCGGACCCGGTTCAAGCGATCGGCAAACTCCGGGCCGGAGTGTGTCGCGACGATGTCGAACGACCAGGGCGAGGCGCTGGCTGGCCGCCAGTCGAGGCTCGCCTGCAGCAGGTGCGACGGGGTTCCGATCGGACGCGCGCCGATCTGTCCGGAAAGGCGTTCGTCGCCCGAGAGGCTGGCGTCCAGCAGCACGGCTCCGGCGACCAGCGTCAGGCCTTTCCCCGGCGATGCGGTCAGCGATGCCTCGACACCGCGATGGCGCACGCTGCCGAGGCGGCGGAAGCGATTGGACGCATCCAGGCCGTCATAGGGTTTCGCAATCGAGAACAGGCCGGCAACGAGGTCGAAGCCCGGAGCCGCGTGCCAGCGAAATCCGCCATCCACCTGGCGCGTGCGGATCGCGGGCGGCGCCTCATCGCGATTGACGGCCGTCTCGGGCGCGATCTGGGCCTCCTCGAGACCGCGGCTGGTGCCGGCATAGACGGCGAGGCCCGAGGCGATTTCAACCGTGGCCGCAGCGTTGAACAACCACAATCGGTCGTGCGCGACGATCGGTGCCGCTCCCGGCGGCGAAACGCGCTTGCGATAATCGGTATGCTGCAGGCCGAGATCGAGTTCGCCGCGCCCCGGCAGCATCGCGCGATAGCGGACGCCGTACGTCCGTTGCTCGACCTCGTCCCGCGTCCGGGTGGTGAACGCGAAGTCCGGCTTCGCGACCGCCTCAGTGCTGCCGAAGGGTACGTCCGGCAGCGCCCGCCGGTCGCCCCCGCCGTAAACACGCTGCTGCCGGCGCCCGCGTGCGGCGATGGTTAGAAGGTGCTGCGCGCCCGCGGCGTCGAAACGGCGCGACAGGCGCAGCTCGCCGCTGGTCGATGCACTCATCCGCGGCGGATCCGCCGTGACGGCACGGGCGCTCCAGGTTCCGAGCGGAGCGGCCTGCTGGAACAGGCTGAAGCTGCGCTCCGACCGATCCGCAGAGCGGAACAGACCGCCGCGGAGGAGAAAGGCACCGGCGTCAGCGTCGGCGATCAGGCCGTAAGTCAACCTTTCGCGGTCGGCGGCTGCCCAGGATTGACCGATGCCGCGGTCGCGGCGCAGGCGCGGCGGCAAGGACAGACCGTCGCCGAGCAGGATCGGAGCGACCTGATCGTCGTCGATGCGGATGCGGCTCCAAAAGGGCCGCAGAATGAGCCCGGGCAGCGGGCGACCCTGCCCTACGGCCGCGAGCGACACCACCTTGCCGGTACGGCCATCCGCACTGCGATTGGCATAGAGGCCGATACCGGCGGCGATGCCGAGCCGTTCGCCGACCAGCGGCAGGGATGCATCGGCCTCGAGCCGAGCACCCCCGAACGTATCGAGCACCGGCATGAGCGTGAGCGCCGGCTGCGCACCTGGTTCGCGCAGCCGGTAGTCGGCAATTCCGCTCGGGGCCGGAAACAGATAGCCGAGCGCGGAAGGCCCGACATGGATGCGGTTGCCGGCGACGAGACGCCCAGTGAACTCGGCCTGGCGATCGAAATAGAGGCCCTCGATCCGGATATTTCCGGCGACCGTGGGGGAGAAGCCGCGAACATCGGCCGGGCTGTAGATGCCCAGG
The nucleotide sequence above comes from Sphingosinicella sp. BN140058. Encoded proteins:
- a CDS encoding tryptophan halogenase family protein, whose amino-acid sequence is MPNEAAVTRVVVVGGGTAGWLAACLVAARAERAPAGRLQVTLIESPDVPTIGVGEGTWPTMRRTLQRIGIAEAEFLLCCDAAFKQGSRFDGWVSGEPDDQYFHPFTPPVEADPDAVVQAWQALDARSFAETVSPQARACGLNLAPRQRTMADFAGALNYAYHLDAGKLVDLLRSHATQRLGVRHLRDHVVSVDAASNGDIAGVRTRSTGIVEGDLFLDCSGHSALLLGEHYGVPFVDRSDVLFNDRALAVQVPVAPESPIASQTCATAHAAGWIWDIGLPTRRGVGCVYASAHASDDAAAAALEAYLRKTAPDVSVDPGAFRRLSFRSGHRQRFWERNCLAIGLSAGFLEPLEASAIVLIELSLDALLDNFPVTRDVMDIHARRFNALFLYRWDRIVEFLKLHYVLSRRSEPYWRAHRDPASIPARLSELLQIWRHQAPSRADLPMADEIFPAASYQYVLYGMGFPAPAHAPVKADAAGTVEPLLRQAEQRGRALFASLPTNRAYLDALRAQATSSPPLVTTC
- a CDS encoding SapC family protein codes for the protein MSEHAILDTAAHRDLRIRTDRSPELGDAMMCCITVPAEFRQVQNEYAILFRLNLERDAFTALAMFGFEAGENLYLENGRWDARYIPLAADIQPFLIGGAIDGTGPRQVHIDMASPRIAGEEGMRLFDEFGQPTPYLDGITEKLGALDEGYQGSAAFLDALKRHDLLEPMSLEVTLDNGSTNRLVGFHVIDEDRLRALDAQSLSRLHADGHLMPIFMAVASLANLGALVARKNRRLAYG
- a CDS encoding cupin-like domain-containing protein, whose product is MADGEGVPLAMLPPIPEITVTDAGELDAALRSARAPFVVRGLVSDWPLVQAGRNSAKEARNYLVERHRDLPFVVSIGAPDAGGRMFYDDAMAMNFRSVSARLPDVFDRIDRGERSSDTPSLYLASIDIGQFFDGLHEANHVDLGDRSCLASIWMGTPTRIAAHNDFPDNLACVAVGRRRFTLFPPDQFRNLYLGPVDNTPAGRAVSMVDFHAPDYTAHPRFRQALEQAQVAELEAGDALYIPSMWWHHVEGLDPFNVLVNYWWRDTPRWLGQPQEALNHAMMAIRELPAHEKKHWRDLFDHYVFDNDEAVVAHIPPAARSVLAPLTPESAGRIRAFLLRALNR
- a CDS encoding tryptophan halogenase family protein; the encoded protein is MTIASSAEPRLRRIVVAGGGTAGWMAAAAIARTMGRAVELTLVESDAIGTIGVGESTIPPLVNYNRLLGINEAEFMRATQATFKLGIAFEGWKEVGHSYFHSFGITGKDHWSAGFQHFWLAGRERGHDAPYDEYCLELKAAMQGKFAHLPDNAMNYAYQLDSTLYARFLRAMAEADGAKRIEGKIARVELNGESGHVAALVLENGSRIEGDLFLDCTGFRALLIEDALHAGHDDWTHYLPCDSAIAIQTESVGPAFPYTKAIAHDAGWRWRIPLQHRTGNGLVYCSRYLDRDAALERLLGTVEGQTLTKPNFLKFGAGARRRQWHRNVVAIGLSGGFMEPLESTSIHLIQRAVLRLIRMMPLREISDRDIAEFNEQQHADMLQIRDFLILHYKATERRDSAFWRYCGDMEIPDTLVQKIELFRETGRVFRKNEELFAENSWVQVMMGQGIMPHAYHPIAEKLNDDELARLLETLREQVSKTVAGLPAHAAYVERYCGAARAAAA
- a CDS encoding LacI family DNA-binding transcriptional regulator, with the protein product MTQEESGPRRPRAVTIKHVAAEAGVSLQTVSRVINGGPNVRDAIKERVRAAIDKLGYVPSLAARRMGGTRSYVLLALNDRDRTIEGWRSGDGTDWVDQMMLGGMLECARHGYRMIVELVDTHSAHVERELGAALAALHPDGVILTPPHGDNPIITGMLAGRHIPFARIGSTGLGAGFAISMDDARAAGAATEHLVSLGHVRIGFITGSDEYALSGARLLGYRGAMQAAGLAEDPALVARGDFTFSSGAEATRSLLALADPPTAIIASSDQMSLAALEVARALGLDVPGDVSIVSFDDTPIVKFSVPPLTAIRQPIAPMAARAAALLIQTANGEPASEEANVLPFELIVRGSTAPPRT
- a CDS encoding DMT family transporter is translated as MTPRAPTLGAYGAGVMTLLLWAGAFLAIRAGVRHTEPAALAAARFLFAGLVSVGWILFGARERPKWRDVPRIAVCGLLGIAIYNGLLGAGEQGVGAGLASFVISTQAVFAALGAWWLEGARLHRRLLLGGVVAASGIAIMGAAGEGGGSTAGILLILAAAACSGFFFVLQRPLIARLGPMTSAAAVMAAGGLWLLPWAPAGITAMAADRTARTAILYLALGSSVCGYAFWMVALDRLGATRAALLLYLMAPLTALLEIAIGEAEFALPTLAGAILALVGIGVAARPHR
- a CDS encoding TonB-dependent receptor domain-containing protein; amino-acid sequence: MRYRSSILAAAAVGFIVSPAPAQPVSDNATTEAKDAFGSTVGAESLGIYSPADVRGFSPTVAGNIRIEGLYFDRQAEFTGRLVAGNRIHVGPSALGYLFPAPSGIADYRLREPGAQPALTLMPVLDTFGGARLEADASLPLVGERLGIAAGIGLYANRSADGRTGKVVSLAAVGQGRPLPGLILRPFWSRIRIDDDQVAPILLGDGLSLPPRLRRDRGIGQSWAAADRERLTYGLIADADAGAFLLRGGLFRSADRSERSFSLFQQAAPLGTWSARAVTADPPRMSASTSGELRLSRRFDAAGAQHLLTIAARGRRQQRVYGGGDRRALPDVPFGSTEAVAKPDFAFTTRTRDEVEQRTYGVRYRAMLPGRGELDLGLQHTDYRKRVSPPGAAPIVAHDRLWLFNAAATVEIASGLAVYAGTSRGLEEAQIAPETAVNRDEAPPAIRTRQVDGGFRWHAAPGFDLVAGLFSIAKPYDGLDASNRFRRLGSVRHRGVEASLTASPGKGLTLVAGAVLLDASLSGDERLSGQIGARPIGTPSHLLQASLDWRPASASPWSFDIVATHSGPEFADRLNRVRLAPVTTVDLGLRYRFALGAMPATLRLHLLNATNGYGWDVVGSNAFRPAAPRQLFARLIVDL